One region of Parerythrobacter jejuensis genomic DNA includes:
- a CDS encoding DUF1465 family protein, with translation MGNATDLSATIVEDLYCEALMLADDVRAAFDLSTPRDRNSGDMLRLALSTEGLKTTTRVMHALAWLLNQRAFFRGEMTEYQLERHGRLPPDREPEPHLLEMLELPTQLLIAESRTLHARIARLDDAWGEKMQQTANPIDELQSRLERALGRL, from the coding sequence ATGGGAAATGCAACCGATCTTTCCGCGACGATTGTCGAGGACCTTTACTGCGAGGCGCTGATGCTCGCGGACGATGTCCGTGCGGCGTTCGATCTGTCGACCCCACGAGACCGGAACAGTGGCGATATGCTGCGACTAGCCCTTTCAACCGAGGGGCTGAAAACAACGACCCGAGTGATGCATGCATTGGCCTGGTTATTGAACCAGCGCGCATTTTTCCGCGGCGAGATGACCGAATACCAGCTGGAACGGCATGGCCGTCTACCGCCCGACCGGGAGCCGGAACCGCATTTGCTGGAAATGCTGGAATTGCCAACCCAACTGCTGATTGCGGAAAGCCGTACGCTGCACGCTCGCATCGCCCGGCTCGATGATGCCTGGGGCGAGAAGATGCAGCAAACCGCCAACCCGATCGACGAATTGCAATCCCGGCTGGAGCGCGCACTCGGCCGCCTCTAG
- a CDS encoding YdcH family protein, translated as MTEAELRKRLEHLRVDHRDLDAAIDALTAAGSTDQLQIARLKRRKLALRDQIGAIEDQLIPDIIA; from the coding sequence GTGACGGAAGCGGAACTGCGCAAGAGACTGGAACATCTGCGGGTCGATCATCGCGATCTGGATGCGGCCATCGATGCGCTGACAGCTGCCGGAAGCACCGATCAGCTACAGATTGCCCGCCTCAAGCGCCGCAAGCTGGCCCTGCGCGACCAGATCGGCGCGATCGAAGATCAACTGATCCCCGATATTATTGCCTAG
- a CDS encoding YdcH family protein, with translation MASSHVNALQSKHAGLEDRLHEEMTRPAPDAAMIQQLKKEKLRLKEEIAAG, from the coding sequence ATGGCATCGTCTCACGTCAACGCCCTGCAATCCAAACACGCCGGCCTCGAAGATCGCCTGCATGAAGAGATGACGCGACCGGCACCAGACGCGGCGATGATCCAGCAGCTCAAGAAGGAAAAACTCCGATTGAAGGAGGAGATCGCTGCGGGCTGA
- the ptsP gene encoding phosphoenolpyruvate--protein phosphotransferase — MTAAAAARQILTRLHEVMASRTHAQGKLDAVVEIVGEALDSEVCSIYLLREGMLELYATKGLNKEAVHVTRMAIGEGLTGTIVENSEMLNLAEAKAHPDFEYRPETGEDKFHSFAGVPIIYRTRAVGALNVQHVDPRRYEDVEIEALQTTAMVLSELIANAELIDEEEVGATESQTGPANIEGLTLVAGIASGTAVYHQPRVTIDQVVADDIEVERQRVYRAFDKMRDQIDGLSQQAEFGKGGEHEEVLQTYKMFAYDEGWSRRINEAIDSGLTAEAAIERVQQHTRMRMREIDDPLLADRMHDLEDLANRLLRIVSGQLGTAATQGLRRDTILIAKNLGPAELLEYDRRRLKGVVLEEGSLTAHVVIVARAMGIPVLGRARGLRGIVREGDPILLDADTATVTIRPTQSVLDAFETRFAKSKERQAAYAELRDVEPFTRCGTRIQVMMNAGLRDDMANLPLVGADGVGLFRTEFQFLVSATLPQRERQTRLYRDVLEAAQGKPVIFRTVDIGGDKAVPYLASDESENDENPAMGWRALRLALERGGLLKAQARALLEASAGKPLRVMFPMVSEPWEFDAAKAVFDEQLAFLRKQKKQLPDEIHYGAMLEVPALAEVLDLIIPKVSFLSIGTNDLTQFLFAADRANPKLAARYDWLSPAILRFLRRVVQSTTGHTIDLGVCGEMGGRKLEALALMGLGIHRLSITPVSVGPIKELVRQIDLKQIEDAMTGWLNAPPPSIREAMTVWAQERDIDIE; from the coding sequence ATGACTGCAGCTGCTGCCGCCCGCCAGATTCTGACCCGACTTCACGAGGTTATGGCCTCGCGCACCCATGCGCAGGGCAAACTGGATGCCGTGGTCGAAATTGTCGGCGAAGCTCTCGATAGCGAAGTCTGTTCGATTTACCTTCTGCGCGAAGGCATGTTGGAGCTTTACGCGACCAAGGGCCTGAACAAGGAAGCTGTGCACGTGACCCGCATGGCGATCGGCGAAGGTCTGACCGGGACCATTGTTGAAAACAGCGAGATGCTGAACCTTGCCGAGGCCAAGGCGCATCCGGACTTCGAGTATCGTCCCGAAACCGGGGAAGACAAGTTCCACTCCTTCGCAGGGGTGCCGATTATCTACCGCACCCGCGCGGTTGGCGCGCTCAATGTCCAGCATGTCGATCCGCGCCGGTACGAAGATGTCGAGATCGAGGCCTTGCAGACCACAGCCATGGTTTTGTCGGAACTGATCGCCAATGCAGAACTGATTGACGAAGAAGAGGTCGGCGCAACCGAGTCACAGACTGGACCTGCCAATATCGAAGGGCTGACGCTGGTTGCCGGGATCGCCAGTGGCACCGCAGTCTATCACCAGCCGCGGGTGACGATCGACCAGGTGGTGGCGGACGATATCGAAGTCGAACGCCAGCGGGTTTACCGCGCATTCGACAAGATGCGGGACCAGATCGACGGTCTTTCCCAACAGGCTGAATTCGGCAAGGGCGGCGAGCATGAAGAGGTCCTGCAGACCTACAAAATGTTCGCCTATGACGAGGGCTGGAGCCGCCGGATCAATGAAGCGATCGACAGCGGCCTGACGGCCGAAGCCGCGATCGAACGGGTCCAGCAACACACCCGCATGCGGATGCGCGAGATCGACGATCCATTGCTGGCAGACCGGATGCATGATCTGGAAGATCTGGCCAATCGGCTATTGCGGATTGTCTCGGGCCAGCTCGGTACCGCAGCGACCCAGGGTCTGCGCCGCGACACAATCCTGATCGCGAAAAATCTCGGCCCGGCCGAGCTGCTCGAATATGACCGGCGCCGGCTGAAGGGTGTTGTGCTGGAAGAGGGCTCGCTTACGGCGCATGTCGTGATCGTAGCGCGCGCGATGGGCATCCCGGTGCTCGGCCGGGCACGCGGCCTGCGCGGCATTGTGCGCGAGGGCGATCCGATCTTGCTCGATGCGGACACGGCGACTGTCACGATCCGACCCACGCAATCGGTTCTCGATGCTTTCGAAACGCGCTTTGCCAAGAGCAAGGAACGCCAGGCTGCCTATGCCGAACTGCGCGATGTAGAGCCCTTTACCCGGTGTGGCACCCGCATTCAGGTGATGATGAATGCCGGACTGCGCGACGACATGGCGAACCTTCCGCTGGTCGGCGCTGATGGCGTGGGCTTGTTCCGGACAGAATTCCAGTTCCTGGTTTCGGCAACCTTGCCCCAGCGAGAGCGCCAGACGCGGCTCTACCGTGATGTTCTGGAGGCGGCACAAGGCAAGCCGGTGATTTTCCGCACAGTCGATATCGGAGGTGACAAGGCGGTGCCCTATCTCGCTTCGGATGAAAGCGAGAATGACGAAAACCCGGCGATGGGCTGGCGCGCTTTGCGATTGGCGCTGGAACGTGGCGGGCTGCTCAAGGCGCAAGCACGTGCCCTGCTCGAGGCGTCGGCTGGCAAGCCGCTACGGGTAATGTTCCCAATGGTCAGCGAGCCGTGGGAATTCGACGCTGCGAAGGCTGTGTTTGACGAGCAATTGGCATTCCTGCGCAAGCAGAAGAAGCAATTGCCGGATGAGATCCACTATGGCGCGATGCTGGAAGTGCCCGCGCTGGCGGAGGTTCTCGACCTGATCATTCCCAAAGTGTCCTTCCTGTCGATTGGTACCAACGACCTGACCCAGTTCCTGTTCGCGGCAGATCGCGCCAATCCCAAGCTGGCGGCGCGTTATGACTGGCTAAGCCCTGCGATCCTGCGGTTCCTGCGGCGAGTGGTGCAATCTACCACCGGCCACACGATCGATCTTGGCGTGTGCGGCGAAATGGGCGGACGCAAGCTCGAAGCACTGGCGCTGATGGGCCTCGGCATCCACCGTTTGTCGATCACACCGGTTTCCGTCGGGCCGATCAAGGAACTGGTCCGGCAAATCGATTTGAAGCAGATCGAGGATGCCATGACCGGCTGGCTCAATGCGCCTCCGCCATCGATCCGCGAGGCCATGACGGTATGGGCGCAGGAACGCGATATCGATATCGAGTGA
- a CDS encoding helix-turn-helix domain-containing protein: MEDEDVITGEAELAFGAGDRLRMAREEQGLTLEQVSAKTRIPQRHIETIEAGDFANLPARTYAVGFSRTYAKVLGLDQKEIADQVREELGAEDPGERYGRQEQLQPGDPARVPSRGLVFFSIAAIVLLVAGGFMFYRTFFAPGSGPGSLLTAEQRMQANAEAEAEQTDAQSGAAAPINTAGPVVFTATMDETWVKFYESDGTRLMEKQMAAGESYTIPANAQDPQIWTGRPYAFDITIGGREIPKLSEEDTVIQDVPISAEALLARDQNVPPNSADAAPADAAPAGEVEADAAPVNEVEAVSTDPVT; encoded by the coding sequence ATGGAAGACGAGGACGTCATCACGGGCGAAGCCGAACTCGCGTTCGGGGCGGGTGACCGCCTGCGCATGGCTCGCGAGGAACAGGGCCTGACTCTGGAGCAGGTGTCGGCCAAGACGCGGATACCTCAACGGCACATCGAGACTATCGAGGCAGGCGACTTCGCCAATCTTCCCGCACGGACCTACGCCGTCGGTTTTTCGCGAACCTATGCGAAGGTCCTCGGTCTCGATCAGAAAGAGATTGCCGACCAGGTCCGCGAAGAACTGGGGGCAGAGGATCCGGGCGAGCGTTATGGCCGCCAGGAACAGTTGCAGCCGGGCGATCCAGCGCGGGTGCCCTCACGTGGCCTCGTGTTCTTTTCCATCGCAGCAATCGTGCTGCTGGTGGCCGGTGGCTTCATGTTCTACCGCACCTTCTTTGCGCCTGGCTCCGGCCCCGGCTCTTTGCTCACGGCAGAGCAGCGGATGCAGGCCAATGCCGAGGCGGAAGCGGAACAGACCGATGCACAATCGGGCGCAGCAGCTCCGATCAATACGGCAGGGCCGGTGGTTTTTACCGCGACGATGGATGAGACCTGGGTCAAGTTCTACGAGAGTGACGGCACGCGCCTGATGGAAAAGCAGATGGCAGCCGGGGAAAGCTATACAATTCCCGCCAATGCGCAGGACCCGCAGATATGGACCGGGCGTCCCTATGCTTTCGATATTACCATCGGCGGGCGCGAAATCCCCAAATTGTCGGAAGAGGATACCGTGATCCAGGATGTGCCGATCAGTGCTGAGGCGCTGTTGGCGCGCGACCAGAATGTGCCGCCCAACTCTGCCGACGCTGCGCCAGCCGACGCAGCACCAGCCGGCGAAGTTGAGGCCGACGCAGCGCCAGTCAATGAAGTTGAGGCTGTCTCCACCGACCCTGTCACCTAG
- a CDS encoding tetratricopeptide repeat protein has translation MNFRHKRLIMGAALLGVAMPVMPALAQSGDEQARIRKLEGEVRALQRRVFPGSDGRYFEPQISGSPASNSTAPTTSTTAVTDILARLDALEASLQRLTGQVEENTNTLRGLTTRMAALEGGTAAIAQPSSGPTTNLLPDAGETGSGTATRTVAAPETTPEPAGPSAERLAAVQAIAKPQTDDAGDDEYSYGFRLWNAGFYPEAQQQLAMFVEKYPNHSRATYGRNLLGRAYLDDGKPRDAAPWFLRNYQADRNSRRAPDSLLYLAEAMIALEDTSRACIALAEFGETYPALAAGRLQSQYEANRQKVTCN, from the coding sequence ATGAATTTCCGCCACAAACGTCTGATCATGGGCGCTGCACTGTTGGGTGTCGCCATGCCCGTAATGCCGGCGCTGGCGCAATCCGGAGACGAACAAGCGCGCATCCGCAAGCTCGAGGGAGAAGTTCGCGCTCTGCAGCGGCGTGTATTCCCCGGCAGCGACGGGCGTTATTTCGAACCGCAGATCAGCGGCTCTCCGGCTTCCAATTCGACCGCTCCGACCACTTCGACCACTGCCGTGACCGACATCCTTGCCCGGCTCGATGCTCTGGAAGCATCGCTGCAACGGCTGACCGGACAGGTGGAGGAAAACACCAATACCCTGCGCGGGCTGACCACGCGGATGGCTGCACTCGAAGGTGGAACAGCCGCCATTGCACAGCCGTCGAGCGGGCCAACCACCAACCTGCTGCCGGACGCCGGAGAGACAGGTAGCGGAACGGCAACGCGCACTGTGGCGGCCCCTGAAACCACGCCTGAACCAGCCGGACCATCGGCAGAGCGGCTGGCGGCGGTGCAGGCAATTGCGAAGCCGCAAACCGATGATGCGGGTGATGACGAGTATTCCTACGGCTTCCGCCTCTGGAACGCGGGCTTCTATCCCGAGGCGCAGCAGCAATTGGCGATGTTCGTGGAGAAGTATCCGAACCACAGCCGTGCGACCTATGGCCGCAACCTGCTTGGTCGTGCCTATCTGGACGATGGCAAGCCGCGCGATGCTGCGCCGTGGTTCCTGCGCAATTACCAGGCCGATCGCAATTCGCGCCGGGCACCCGACAGCTTGCTGTATCTGGCCGAAGCGATGATTGCGCTCGAAGACACCAGCCGCGCTTGTATCGCGTTGGCGGAATTCGGTGAAACCTACCCGGCGCTTGCGGCTGGCCGGCTGCAGAGCCAGTACGAGGCGAACCGCCAGAAAGTGACCTGCAATTGA
- the tilS gene encoding tRNA lysidine(34) synthetase TilS, translating into MGLAVSGGPDSMAMLALAAATRPGEIEVATVNHGLRPEAADECALVLAACEARDISCTVLTVEVGAGNLQTEAREGRYRALLAWASDRGLQAVATAHHADDQAETVLMRLMRGSGLQGLAGIRPQVVFENTDIPVIRPLLGFRRDELREVIAETGMPFASDPSNEDESFDRVRMRKAIADADWLDPVAITRSAGHLSEAESTLEALADQFWRKRSDAGEGEVTVPMTDFNDSNARLIVRAATSLGASVRLGDVIALLGNEMAQRGKANIAGVLIEQVGQTYRIRREPPRNTG; encoded by the coding sequence ATGGGGCTTGCTGTGTCCGGCGGCCCAGACTCAATGGCGATGTTGGCCCTCGCAGCGGCGACCAGGCCTGGCGAAATCGAAGTCGCGACAGTCAATCACGGCCTGCGACCTGAAGCGGCAGACGAATGTGCGCTGGTTCTCGCAGCATGCGAGGCGCGCGACATTTCCTGCACGGTGCTGACAGTCGAAGTGGGCGCCGGCAATTTGCAGACCGAGGCGCGCGAGGGGCGCTACCGCGCTTTGCTTGCCTGGGCGTCGGATCGAGGCTTGCAGGCCGTCGCCACAGCCCATCATGCGGATGACCAGGCCGAGACAGTGCTGATGCGGCTCATGCGGGGCAGCGGGTTGCAGGGATTGGCAGGGATCAGGCCACAAGTTGTGTTCGAGAACACCGATATTCCCGTGATCCGCCCGTTGCTGGGCTTTCGCCGAGACGAATTGCGCGAGGTCATCGCAGAGACGGGCATGCCCTTCGCGAGTGATCCGTCGAATGAAGATGAGAGTTTTGATCGCGTCAGGATGCGCAAGGCAATTGCGGATGCCGATTGGCTCGATCCAGTGGCCATCACCCGCTCGGCTGGGCATCTGTCAGAGGCAGAGAGCACTTTGGAAGCTCTGGCAGATCAATTCTGGCGCAAACGATCTGATGCCGGCGAAGGAGAGGTCACCGTGCCGATGACCGACTTCAATGATAGCAATGCGCGACTGATCGTGCGCGCTGCGACATCATTGGGGGCGAGCGTCCGGCTGGGCGATGTCATTGCGTTGCTGGGCAACGAAATGGCGCAGCGGGGCAAGGCCAATATTGCCGGAGTCCTGATCGAGCAGGTCGGCCAAACCTATCGCATCCGCCGCGAACCGCCCCGCAATACGGGTTAG
- a CDS encoding L,D-transpeptidase family protein, with amino-acid sequence MNTMLKWIGGATAATVFVFGGATLASTMMADDEAAPTEKVALEEAIPVDPAKMTGETVQTAAGEDGQAASQQAQTQQANAQADEEFTVKRILEINGPIKYGEWHWNTDDVPADGKIVMTVDLDARVISVFKGGYEIGAAAVLLGTDEHPTPLGTFPIRYKMRHNVSEKYDNAPMPYSMFLTSDGVALHGSDVQNGYASHGCIGMPDDFAAKVFAVAKKGDKVIITRGESLGMGEQIL; translated from the coding sequence ATGAACACGATGCTCAAATGGATCGGCGGCGCTACAGCCGCCACGGTTTTCGTCTTCGGCGGCGCAACGCTGGCGAGTACGATGATGGCAGACGACGAGGCGGCGCCAACCGAGAAGGTTGCGCTGGAGGAAGCAATTCCGGTCGATCCCGCCAAAATGACAGGCGAAACTGTCCAGACTGCGGCAGGCGAGGACGGCCAGGCCGCTTCGCAGCAAGCACAAACGCAGCAAGCGAATGCGCAGGCCGACGAAGAGTTCACCGTCAAGCGCATCCTCGAGATCAACGGCCCGATCAAATATGGCGAGTGGCACTGGAACACCGATGATGTTCCGGCCGACGGCAAGATCGTGATGACTGTCGATCTGGACGCACGTGTGATTTCCGTTTTCAAGGGCGGTTATGAAATCGGCGCGGCAGCTGTCCTGCTGGGCACGGACGAGCATCCGACCCCGCTTGGCACCTTCCCGATCCGTTACAAGATGCGTCACAATGTGTCGGAAAAATACGACAACGCCCCGATGCCCTATTCGATGTTCCTGACATCGGATGGTGTGGCGCTGCACGGTTCCGACGTCCAGAACGGCTACGCCAGCCACGGCTGCATCGGCATGCCGGATGATTTCGCTGCGAAGGTCTTCGCTGTCGCCAAAAAGGGCGACAAGGTGATCATTACCCGCGGAGAGTCGCTGGGTATGGGCGAGCAGATCCTCTGA
- a CDS encoding phosphoenolpyruvate carboxylase, whose protein sequence is MKTVADLKERLKSLHQQTSETPLFNPVFQLSLDLSRELEAGELTLDQIEGMICELETAALEDRAGRTRRLLDLPQDADSSIGPDFADFGAFREHWEQPRLHTVFTAHPTFLLTPDQATSLASATTGDGSVADAACTATEDRPAVTLDYEHARAMRAIGHAQDARDTIVSELLSGAAIKWPERWRDLKALPFRFATWVGYDMDGRTDIKWFDSIGFRLAEKAERLRRYVAKLEGIDSGHTLLATLHPALAYAEERAADFAQDLSEPEALSDAANRLTADHDHKLLSLTPVIAALEEEAQHAAEARAVQLLTLASAMRADGLGMGWIHFRVNAKQLHNAIRRRIEGGDKIDIGSKGALAVLRKMVRDVEPLRVNFGALAIEASTAIRQFLAMAQILHHVDADAPIRMLVAECEQPSTVMAALYYAKLFGIEDKVDVSPLFETETALEHGGRFLDALLQEEEYRTYARGRGRVCIQTGFSDAGRFVGQVPASLAIERLQGRMADAMRANALTGVAALVFNTHGESMGRGAHPASFRDRLEWPLSPWARSRFARGRIRLEPEVSFQGGDGYQFFETPELARATLRQIADYEWTEHAENDPDPFYTRTDLSLDFYRAIRGHQREHLESQTYSRAITAFGLGLLNSTGSRVSRRQSDVAADRTMNLRQIRAIPHNAILQQLGYPVNVIAGIGAAVEGNEEEIAQLIESSPRGRQLMRLARSANSLASIKTVAAYGELFNSAYWASRTYRGTEEGISYACQALADYLTTDDRNGVFRRLVSRLRVDALKFHKLLDHLPAEEPLPEREQVRRTLGVLQALRLTLFKHMFIRAVALPGFSRANDISRDDVLEMVFTLRIEDALAQMRRAFPTHFPQIANFEMDESSDWPDDSGEGYGPIGRDYIDPIERAYSLSLRITGAIANHFGAHG, encoded by the coding sequence GATTTTGCCGATTTCGGTGCCTTTCGTGAGCATTGGGAGCAACCGCGCCTGCACACCGTTTTCACCGCCCATCCGACCTTCCTGCTGACGCCGGACCAGGCCACTTCACTCGCATCCGCCACCACCGGCGATGGCAGCGTGGCCGATGCCGCCTGCACGGCGACCGAAGATAGGCCAGCCGTAACGCTGGACTACGAACACGCCCGCGCGATGCGCGCGATCGGCCATGCGCAGGACGCCCGCGATACGATCGTGTCAGAATTGCTGTCCGGTGCCGCCATCAAATGGCCCGAGCGCTGGCGCGACCTCAAGGCCCTGCCGTTTCGGTTCGCGACCTGGGTCGGCTATGACATGGACGGGCGGACCGACATCAAGTGGTTCGATTCCATCGGTTTCCGGCTGGCAGAGAAGGCCGAGCGGCTGCGCCGCTATGTCGCCAAGCTGGAAGGCATCGATAGCGGGCACACGCTGCTCGCCACCTTGCACCCTGCCCTCGCCTATGCCGAGGAACGCGCGGCAGACTTTGCGCAGGACCTCTCCGAGCCCGAGGCCCTGTCGGACGCTGCCAATCGCCTGACTGCCGATCACGACCACAAATTGCTCAGCCTCACGCCGGTGATTGCCGCGCTGGAGGAAGAAGCGCAGCACGCCGCGGAAGCGCGGGCTGTGCAGTTGCTCACTCTCGCCTCTGCCATGCGGGCCGACGGCTTGGGGATGGGTTGGATCCATTTTCGCGTGAATGCCAAGCAGCTCCACAATGCGATCCGTCGCCGGATCGAGGGCGGCGACAAAATCGATATCGGCAGCAAGGGCGCGCTCGCCGTGCTGCGCAAGATGGTACGCGATGTCGAGCCGCTCAGGGTCAATTTCGGCGCTCTCGCAATCGAAGCCAGCACGGCCATCCGCCAGTTCCTCGCCATGGCGCAGATCCTGCACCATGTGGACGCCGACGCGCCGATCCGGATGTTGGTGGCCGAGTGCGAACAGCCTTCTACCGTGATGGCCGCGCTCTATTATGCCAAGCTGTTCGGGATCGAGGACAAGGTCGACGTTTCGCCCTTGTTCGAAACCGAAACGGCACTGGAACACGGTGGCCGCTTCCTCGACGCGCTGCTGCAGGAAGAGGAATACCGCACCTATGCCCGTGGCCGGGGCAGAGTTTGCATCCAGACCGGGTTTTCCGATGCAGGGCGCTTTGTCGGGCAGGTGCCCGCCAGCCTGGCGATCGAACGGCTCCAGGGCCGGATGGCCGATGCGATGCGTGCCAATGCGTTGACCGGGGTGGCCGCATTGGTTTTCAACACCCATGGTGAAAGCATGGGCCGCGGGGCGCATCCGGCGAGTTTCCGCGACCGGCTGGAATGGCCACTTTCCCCTTGGGCCCGCAGTCGCTTTGCGCGCGGCCGCATCCGGCTCGAGCCGGAAGTAAGCTTCCAGGGCGGTGACGGATACCAATTCTTCGAGACGCCAGAGCTCGCGCGTGCGACGCTGCGCCAGATCGCTGATTACGAGTGGACTGAACATGCCGAAAACGACCCGGACCCGTTTTACACCCGCACTGATCTGAGCCTCGATTTCTACCGCGCCATCCGCGGGCACCAGCGCGAGCACCTGGAAAGCCAGACTTACTCGCGCGCTATTACCGCGTTCGGCCTGGGCCTGCTCAATTCGACCGGCAGCCGGGTCAGCCGCCGCCAGAGCGATGTTGCGGCCGACCGGACCATGAACTTGCGCCAGATTCGCGCGATCCCGCACAATGCGATCCTCCAACAGCTCGGCTATCCGGTCAATGTGATCGCCGGGATTGGCGCCGCAGTGGAAGGCAATGAGGAGGAGATCGCGCAACTGATCGAATCCAGCCCGCGCGGGCGCCAGTTAATGCGCCTCGCCCGCAGCGCCAATTCACTGGCGAGTATCAAGACCGTCGCAGCCTATGGCGAACTGTTCAATTCCGCCTATTGGGCCAGCCGGACCTATCGCGGTACCGAGGAAGGCATTTCCTATGCCTGCCAGGCGCTGGCCGATTATCTGACCACAGATGATCGCAATGGCGTGTTCCGCCGCCTGGTCAGCCGCCTGCGGGTCGACGCGCTGAAATTCCACAAGCTGCTGGATCATTTGCCGGCAGAGGAACCCCTCCCGGAACGCGAGCAGGTGCGCAGGACACTCGGCGTGCTGCAAGCCCTCCGCTTGACCCTGTTCAAACACATGTTCATCCGCGCGGTGGCTCTGCCCGGCTTCAGCCGCGCCAATGACATCAGCCGTGATGATGTGCTGGAAATGGTCTTCACCCTGCGGATCGAAGACGCATTGGCACAAATGCGCCGCGCCTTCCCGACCCATTTCCCGCAAATCGCCAATTTCGAGATGGATGAATCCAGCGACTGGCCCGACGATTCAGGCGAAGGATACGGCCCGATCGGGCGCGATTATATCGATCCGATTGAACGCGCCTATTCGCTCTCGCTGCGCATTACTGGCGCGATTGCCAACCATTTCGGAGCGCATGGATAG